The Canis lupus baileyi chromosome 11, mCanLup2.hap1, whole genome shotgun sequence genome includes a window with the following:
- the LOC140642164 gene encoding olfactory receptor 6C2-like, whose product MKNHSAITFILLGLTDDPRLQVFLSLFLFFTYIFTVAGNLIIILLTLVDSHLKTPMYFFLRNFSILEIIFTTVCVPRFLYSLTTGDKSITYNVCVIQLFFVILIGATEFFLLTAMCYDCYVAICKPLHYTIIMNERVCTILVLCCWLIGLIVILPPLSLGVQLDFCNSNLIDHFGCDASPLLQIVCSDTQFVEQLVLIMAVLMIIVTLVCVFVSYTYIVKTILRLPSAQQRKKPFSTCSSHMIVVSITYGSCIFIYIKPAKEGVALNKVVSLLNTSIIPLINPFIYTLWNKQVKQAFKDSIKKMAFLSKD is encoded by the coding sequence ATGAAAAATCATTCTGCAATAACATTCATCCTACTAGGATTAACAGATGATCCACGATTACaggtttttctttcattatttctgtttttcacctACATTTTCACTGTTGCTGGAAATCTAATCATTATCCTCCTCACTCTTGTAGACTCTCACCTCAAAACACCCATGTACTTTTTCCTTCGGAATTTTTCCatcttagaaataatatttacaacTGTCTGTGTTCCTCGATTCTTATACAGCCTGACAACTGGGGACAAAAGTATTACCTATAATGTTTGTGTCATccaattattttttgttatcCTCATTGGAGCAacagaattttttcttctaaCCGCCATGTGCTATGACTGCTATGTCGCCATCTGCAAGCCCTTGCACTACACTATCATCATGAATGAAAGGGTATGCACAATTCTTGTCCTTTGCTGTTGGCTGATTGGGTTAATTGTCATACTCCCACCACTTAGCCTGGGAGTTCAGCTAGATTTCTGTAACTCCAATCTCATTGACCATTTTGGTTGTGATGCATCTCCTCTCCTGCAGATTGTATGCTCAGACACTCAATTTGTAGAGCAACTTGTTTTAATCATGGCTGTGTTGATGATCATAGTCACATTAGTCTGTGTATTTGTGTCATACACATATATTGTTAAGACCATTTTAAGActcccttcagctcagcaaaGGAAAAAGCCTTTCTCCACTTGTTCTTCCCATATGATTGTAGTTTCTATCACCTATGGAAGTTGCATATTCATCTATATCAAACCTGCAAAGGAAGGAGTGGCTCTTAATAAGGTAGTGTCATTGCTCAATACCTCAATCATCCCTTTGATAAACCCTTTCATTTATACACTATGGAATAAGCAAGTCAAACAAGCCTTTAAGGACTCAATTAAAAAGATGGCATTTCTTTCAAAGgattag